The window GTTGATCGTCTCTGTCTGTATCGGTTTCACTGAGAAGATAGGGGGCGTGTTCGATACCGATCTCATTTGTTAAGTCTGGTACCGGGCAAACCGGCGATTCCCGGACAAACCGAACTAAGATTGAAAAACGAATTTTTGTTTCTAATGAATATATTCTGTTTCAAACCGGATGATCTGAATGCGGTTTTTAACCTTAAACCAGGATAAAGGTGAGCCATGGAAGATAAAAAAAGAGCCCATGTCATTATCAGCGGAAGGGTACAGGGTGTCTTTTTCAGAATGGAGACACTTAAAGCTGCCCGGCATTATGGTGTATCAGGGTGGGTTAGGAATAAAGCCGATGGAACCGTAGAAGCCCTGTTTGAGGGAGATACCAACAGTGTGGATTTAATTCTGGCGTGGTGCCGGAAAGGTTCCCCCCCTGCGAAAGTGGAGAAGACGGAGGTCAATTGGGAAAATTATACCGGTGAGTTTACAGAATTTAAAATCACCTATTGACTCTATTTAAAGCTCTTCAAATGGAGCTTCCCGCCACAAGCGGACGGAATATAAGAAAAATAAAAAAGCGGTTTATTTGATTTTCAAATAAACCGCTTTGGAATTTGTTTATACCGCGTCTTTAAGCTTCTTGCCTGCGCGGAATTTTACCACATTACATGCCTTGATTTTAATCGGCTCGCCTGTTTGTGGATTACGTCCCTTGCGTGCTTTACGGCGGACCTTTGCAAAGGTACCAAACCCGACCAAAGTCACCTTCCCGTCTTTTTTCTTCAGCGCTTTGGTGATGTTGGTCATAAAAGAGTTCAATGCATTAGAAGCTGCAACCTTGGAAATCTTTGCATCCTTTGCCATCTTTTCAACCAGTTCTGCTTTTGTCATTCTTCTTTTCCCCCTTTTGTTTAATTAATGGTAGACAAACATAAGCCAATCGCCTGTTTGCTTATGTCAATATAGTAGGTGCTTTTTCATGTCAACAGAATTCTGCATTTTCAAGCACTTTTTTTAAAAAAAATATGGTAGGCCCTCTAAAAACGAGCATTTGCAATACTAGTTTGCCGAAAAATAAGTATTATCAGTAGATGCCACGGATTGCAACTTTTAAAACAGGGCTTTTACAAATGCGACAGGATCAAAGTCCTGCAAATCATCAATTTGTTCTCCAACCCCGATATATTTCAGCGGAATTTTAAGGGCAGTAAAGATACTCACCACCACCCCGCCCCTGGCCGTTCCGTCAATTTTCGTAAGGGCAATAGCGGTGACATCAAGAGCTTCATTGAATAATTTGGCCTGAGATAATGCGTTTTGACCGGTGGTGGCATCAAGGACGAGCAGAATTTCGTGGGGAGCTCCCGGAAGTTTTTTGGAAATAGACCGTTTTATTTTTTTTAATTCTTCCATCAGGTTTTTTTTGGTGTGAAGTCTTCCCGCAGTATCAACAAGCACGATATCACAATCTCTGGCTATGGCAGCCTCAACGCTGTCGTACGCAACTGCGGCTGGATCGGTCCCTTCTCTTTGTCTAACGATTTCGGCCTTTGCTCTGTCGGCCCATATTTCAAGCTGTTCAATCGCTGCTGCCCGGAAGGTATCGGCAGCCGCAACCAGCACCTTTTTTCCGCTAGAGGTGAACCTTGCGGCAAGCTTGCCGATACTGGTGGTTTTTCCGGTTCCGTTCACACCGACCACCATAATCACATGGGGGTGGCCGACCATCTTATCATGAACCGGAGCTTGCACATCGAGAAATGAAAGGATCTCCGCTTTAAGCGTATTTTTCAACTCACCTGTACCGTCTATGTTTAAAGATTTTTCAGAGATACGATTGATGAGTTCCATGGATGTCTGCACACCCATATCCGAGGTGATTAAAAGTTCCTCAAGCTCCTCTAACATGTCGCTATCTATTTTTTTCTTTTTGGCAAAAAGGTCTTCAAGATCGGTGGTTAGAATTTGGCGGGTTTTGGACAGTCCCGCTCTCAGGCGTTTGAAATGAATAGTTTCCCGATCCGATAGCTCTTCCTTATCTTTCGGAGCCTTTTTTTTTAGCCAGTTTATAGCCATAGAAATCCTGATAACCGTTCACAGTTGTCGGTTCACAGTTCACATTTTTTCCAATGAACTATGCAGCGACTGAAGCATCAATCTAATGGTTATTGATTGACGCCGTTGTTAAAATCACAAACACTATATTTCGCTTTGAAATTTTACTTTTACGCCTTACCGTCTGAGGCTTTTGATAAATTAGAAGGTGCAAAACCTGAATTTTTAAGATCTGAATCGTCAAAAGAGGACCCCATAATTTTCCTATGCTTTTTGTTTTTTCAACCGTAAACTGTATAACCGGCAACCGTGAACAGTTACAAAATCAGTTTGGCATTTCTTCCTGTTGCTCAAAGTTTACCGAGACAACTTTTGAAATTCCTTTTTGTTCCATGGTAATCCCGAAAAGGGTGTCGGCAAACTCCATGCTGCTCTTGTTATGCGTGACCATCACAATTTGAGACTTTTGACCAATAAGCTGGAGCAGGTCATTAAAACGATATACGTTCACATCATCAAGGGGTGCATCAATTTCATCCAGAAGACAGAAAGATGTCGGTTTGATTAAAAAAAGTGAAAATATAAAGGCGATGGCAGATAGCGCCTTCTCTCCACCTGAAAGAAGACTCATTCTGGTAAGTTTTTTACCGGGTGGATGAATCATAAACTCCACACCTGTTTCCAAAGGGTTGTCCGGTTGGGAAAGCACAAGCTTGGCTGTTCCCCCTTCAAAAAGACGCGGAAATACCTCGCAAAGTTTTTCATTCACCAGGCTTAGTGTATTCATAAATCGTTCTTGAGTGATCCTGTCTATTTTTTTAATGACTTTTTGCAGGTCTTCAACCGCTTTTACCAGATCGTCGTGCTGTTTGGAAAGAAAATCGAACCTGATTTTATGCTGTTCATATTCTTTTATGGCACTGAGATTAACATCACTGAAATTGTCTACCTTTTTTTGTAAACGGGAAAGTTCTTCTTCCATTTCATCCGGTGACAT is drawn from Thermodesulfobacteriota bacterium and contains these coding sequences:
- the ftsY gene encoding signal recognition particle-docking protein FtsY, with the protein product MAINWLKKKAPKDKEELSDRETIHFKRLRAGLSKTRQILTTDLEDLFAKKKKIDSDMLEELEELLITSDMGVQTSMELINRISEKSLNIDGTGELKNTLKAEILSFLDVQAPVHDKMVGHPHVIMVVGVNGTGKTTSIGKLAARFTSSGKKVLVAAADTFRAAAIEQLEIWADRAKAEIVRQREGTDPAAVAYDSVEAAIARDCDIVLVDTAGRLHTKKNLMEELKKIKRSISKKLPGAPHEILLVLDATTGQNALSQAKLFNEALDVTAIALTKIDGTARGGVVVSIFTALKIPLKYIGVGEQIDDLQDFDPVAFVKALF
- a CDS encoding acylphosphatase, coding for MEDKKRAHVIISGRVQGVFFRMETLKAARHYGVSGWVRNKADGTVEALFEGDTNSVDLILAWCRKGSPPAKVEKTEVNWENYTGEFTEFKITY
- a CDS encoding HU family DNA-binding protein, which encodes MTKAELVEKMAKDAKISKVAASNALNSFMTNITKALKKKDGKVTLVGFGTFAKVRRKARKGRNPQTGEPIKIKACNVVKFRAGKKLKDAV